The Cohaesibacter intestini genome includes a window with the following:
- a CDS encoding pyridoxal phosphate-dependent aminotransferase, whose protein sequence is MSFIAEQLSRVQPSATIAVTNKARELKAAGRDVIGLGAGEPDFDTPDNIKKAAIDAITRGETKYTAVDGIPELKKAIADKFKRENGIDYDPGQCFVAPGGKPIIYNAMMATINPGDEVIIPAPYWVSYPDIVLLAGGIPVAVEATIEHNFKLQPEQLEAAITEKTKWIIFNSPSNPTGAAYTHDELKALTDVLVKHPHVWILTDDMYEHLVYDDFKFVTPVQVEPSLKDRTLTMNGVSKAYAMTGWRIGYAAGPLELIGAMRKIQSQSTSNPTSISQWASLEALEGPQDFIPERAKVFKERRDMVVALLNECEGLECPTPEGAFYVYPSCAGCIGKTAPSGKVIENDSDFVTELLETEGVAVVQGVAFGLEPYFRVSYATSTEALTEACARIKRFCAALK, encoded by the coding sequence ATGAGCTTTATCGCCGAGCAGCTTTCGCGTGTTCAACCATCTGCAACGATTGCAGTGACCAACAAAGCGCGAGAACTCAAGGCCGCTGGTCGTGACGTCATCGGTCTGGGGGCTGGAGAACCAGACTTCGATACACCTGACAACATCAAAAAGGCCGCTATCGATGCGATCACTCGTGGCGAAACCAAATATACAGCTGTTGATGGGATCCCTGAACTGAAGAAGGCGATTGCCGACAAGTTCAAGCGTGAAAATGGCATCGATTACGATCCTGGCCAGTGCTTTGTTGCACCGGGTGGCAAGCCGATCATCTATAATGCCATGATGGCGACGATCAATCCGGGCGATGAGGTTATCATCCCTGCGCCATATTGGGTGTCCTATCCTGATATCGTTCTGCTGGCTGGTGGCATTCCCGTCGCCGTGGAAGCGACCATCGAGCATAATTTCAAACTGCAGCCCGAGCAGTTGGAAGCGGCGATCACCGAGAAGACCAAATGGATCATCTTCAACTCGCCATCCAACCCGACCGGTGCGGCCTATACCCATGACGAGCTGAAGGCTTTGACCGACGTGCTGGTCAAGCATCCGCATGTCTGGATTCTGACCGACGATATGTATGAGCATCTGGTCTATGACGACTTCAAGTTTGTCACCCCGGTTCAGGTCGAGCCATCGCTCAAAGATCGCACCCTGACGATGAATGGTGTGTCGAAAGCCTATGCGATGACCGGCTGGCGTATCGGTTATGCGGCAGGTCCATTGGAGCTGATCGGCGCAATGCGCAAGATCCAGTCCCAGTCCACTTCCAACCCGACTTCCATTTCACAGTGGGCGTCTTTGGAAGCTTTGGAAGGGCCACAGGATTTCATCCCTGAACGCGCGAAAGTGTTCAAGGAGCGTCGCGACATGGTGGTTGCCCTGCTCAATGAGTGCGAGGGTCTGGAATGCCCGACCCCGGAAGGTGCTTTCTATGTCTATCCGTCCTGTGCGGGTTGCATTGGCAAGACCGCGCCATCGGGCAAGGTGATCGAGAATGACAGTGACTTCGTCACCGAGCTGCTCGAAACCGAAGGTGTGGCTGTGGTGCAGGGTGTGGCCTTTGGCCTTGAGCCTTATTTCCGTGTTTCCTATG
- a CDS encoding tetrathionate reductase family octaheme c-type cytochrome — MTDSSRRRGLRRVCCTLTSSLMVAIFVTFSGSFIADMEVKASPAQATEANASTPSDASRQVTGKEPGETADHTKFEILQQDFKSGPEVTKACLSCHTEAAHQVQDSIHYQWVFANKTTGQTLGKRNVINNFCGNVASNEARCTSCHAGYGWKDMRQPPPKEESAVDCLVCHAPKKYYRKFPTMAGLPITEPKKFNGKDFPVSDLTKAAQSVNLAQRENCGACHFFGGGGDAVKHGDIDSSLTNPPRDLDVHMATDGGNMACSACHSGSGHKWPGSRFEMDAKPVTRDADGKSIPSYQIRRSNKTASCESCHSDAPHQGATLEAVKLNNHTDTVACQTCHIPEFARGGIATKMLWDWSTAGKKKDGKPYVEKDDNGNPTYNSKKGTFVYKENVTPVYAWFNGTITYKTDDDPLDTASPVVLNQLHGDASDKTARIWPFKLMNTVQPIDAESKKLAYMHLFGKDDNAYWKTYDWGKALQAGMDYMSKPYSGKYDWAKTQMFWPITHMVAPTEQAVQCGECHTKNGRLEGITGVYIPGRDSFGILDWLGYGLIILTIIGVGIHTAFRIVTRSKRQS, encoded by the coding sequence ATGACGGACAGTTCAAGACGACGTGGTTTGCGGCGGGTATGTTGTACCCTGACCTCAAGCCTGATGGTCGCCATTTTTGTAACGTTTTCCGGATCGTTTATCGCCGATATGGAGGTGAAGGCCTCCCCGGCACAGGCCACTGAAGCAAATGCATCGACACCAAGTGATGCCAGCCGACAGGTAACCGGCAAGGAACCCGGAGAGACCGCCGACCACACCAAATTCGAAATCCTGCAACAGGACTTCAAAAGCGGACCAGAGGTCACCAAGGCTTGCCTCTCCTGCCACACCGAAGCCGCCCATCAGGTGCAGGACAGCATTCATTACCAATGGGTCTTCGCCAACAAGACCACCGGCCAGACCCTTGGCAAGCGCAATGTGATCAACAATTTCTGTGGCAATGTCGCCTCGAACGAAGCCCGCTGCACATCTTGTCACGCAGGGTATGGCTGGAAAGACATGCGCCAACCGCCGCCCAAGGAGGAAAGTGCGGTCGATTGCCTCGTCTGCCATGCACCCAAGAAATATTATCGCAAGTTCCCGACCATGGCGGGTCTGCCAATCACCGAACCGAAAAAGTTCAATGGCAAGGACTTCCCCGTCTCCGACCTGACCAAGGCCGCCCAGTCGGTCAATCTCGCCCAACGTGAAAATTGCGGCGCTTGCCACTTCTTTGGCGGCGGTGGCGACGCGGTCAAGCATGGCGACATCGACAGTTCGCTGACCAATCCGCCACGCGATCTCGACGTCCATATGGCCACCGATGGCGGCAACATGGCCTGCTCCGCCTGTCACTCGGGCTCCGGGCACAAATGGCCGGGCTCCCGCTTTGAGATGGATGCCAAGCCGGTGACCCGCGACGCGGACGGAAAATCCATTCCGTCCTATCAGATCCGTCGTTCCAACAAGACAGCATCATGCGAGAGCTGCCATTCCGACGCACCGCATCAAGGCGCAACGCTGGAAGCGGTCAAGCTCAACAACCATACCGACACCGTCGCTTGCCAGACGTGCCATATCCCGGAATTTGCCAGAGGCGGCATCGCCACCAAAATGCTCTGGGACTGGTCAACGGCCGGCAAGAAGAAAGACGGCAAACCATATGTCGAAAAAGACGATAACGGCAACCCGACCTACAATTCCAAGAAAGGGACCTTCGTCTACAAAGAGAATGTCACGCCAGTCTATGCCTGGTTCAACGGCACGATCACCTACAAGACCGATGATGACCCGCTCGACACGGCCTCGCCAGTGGTCCTCAATCAGTTGCATGGGGATGCCAGCGACAAGACCGCACGCATCTGGCCTTTCAAGCTGATGAACACCGTTCAGCCGATCGATGCCGAAAGCAAGAAGCTCGCTTATATGCATCTGTTCGGCAAGGACGACAATGCCTATTGGAAGACCTATGACTGGGGCAAGGCTCTTCAGGCCGGCATGGACTATATGAGCAAGCCTTATTCCGGCAAATATGACTGGGCGAAAACCCAGATGTTCTGGCCGATCACGCATATGGTCGCACCGACCGAGCAGGCCGTTCAATGTGGCGAATGCCATACCAAGAATGGCCGCCTCGAAGGCATCACCGGGGTCTACATTCCGGGACGCGACAGCTTCGGCATTCTGGATTGGCTTGGCTATGGCCTCATCATCCTGACCATCATCGGCGTTGGCATCCACACCGCTTTCCGGATTGTCACCCGCAGCAAACGCCAATCTTGA
- a CDS encoding cytochrome b/b6 domain-containing protein, producing the protein MTDIASTPLGPKTGPETGPETGTKDSKPPLQHRKVKNYSRYERFWHWSQALLIFLLAFSGFTVHGTIRFIPFEKAVMMHDIAAFALIFLWLFTAFWTITTGQWRHFVPTNAGLWAVIRHYLIGMMVGQPHPYKRTLSRKQNPLQSAAYFAIMTLVGPLLWLSGLAYMFYSFWAGNSGNHDIFNLVVLLHLIGAFLMVAFVIGHIYMVTTGKTIFHYTRAMISGYEDMELTDAEVTYLETHEPDRIK; encoded by the coding sequence ATGACAGACATTGCATCAACTCCCCTTGGCCCCAAAACTGGCCCTGAAACTGGCCCTGAAACTGGCACCAAAGACAGCAAACCGCCCCTTCAGCATCGCAAGGTGAAGAATTACTCTCGCTATGAGCGCTTCTGGCACTGGTCTCAGGCGTTGCTGATTTTCCTGCTGGCCTTCTCCGGCTTCACTGTCCATGGCACGATCCGCTTCATCCCGTTCGAAAAGGCGGTGATGATGCATGATATCGCCGCCTTTGCCCTGATCTTCCTGTGGCTGTTTACAGCCTTCTGGACGATCACCACCGGTCAATGGCGACATTTCGTGCCGACCAATGCGGGCCTTTGGGCCGTCATCCGCCATTATCTGATCGGCATGATGGTGGGCCAGCCCCATCCCTACAAGCGCACCCTGAGCCGGAAACAGAATCCACTCCAGTCCGCCGCCTATTTCGCGATCATGACCTTGGTCGGGCCGCTGCTCTGGCTCTCCGGGCTGGCCTATATGTTCTACAGTTTCTGGGCGGGCAACTCGGGCAATCACGACATCTTCAACCTCGTTGTTCTGCTCCACCTCATTGGCGCTTTCCTGATGGTCGCCTTTGTCATCGGACACATCTATATGGTCACGACAGGCAAGACGATCTTTCACTATACCCGCGCCATGATCTCGGGCTACGAGGATATGGAGCTAACCGACGCCGAAGTGACCTATCTGGAGACCCACGAACCAGATCGCATCAAATAA
- a CDS encoding YgaP family membrane protein: protein MCLDRTIFAFAGVMILISVALTQFVSPLFMWLTVFIGANLLQSAFTGFCPAAMIFKMLGVKPGSAFK, encoded by the coding sequence ATGTGCCTTGACCGTACCATCTTCGCCTTCGCTGGCGTCATGATCCTGATCTCCGTCGCCCTGACCCAGTTTGTCAGCCCGCTCTTCATGTGGTTGACCGTGTTTATCGGCGCCAACCTGCTGCAATCTGCCTTCACCGGCTTTTGTCCGGCAGCAATGATCTTCAAGATGCTGGGCGTAAAGCCCGGCAGTGCTTTCAAATAA
- a CDS encoding marine proteobacterial sortase target protein: MPLSSPDSQRKKRRRHSIDLDLKRGSEKSISKAFKIWIGAYALAIGIGFTVAAHPARSAPVTTPEITAAEQAPQARASSDLRLVGPNDMQSGGLLFKAKEPGKYVEAPKVATDIKLDVTGPVARATVTQTFLNPSDVWVEGIYVFPLPDNAAVDQLKMKVGDRLIEGKIKPKQEAREIYEAAKREGKKASLLEQQRPNLFTNAVANIGPGESITVQIEYQETIPRKGEDFSLRVPLVVAPRYNPLNKPLQPVIDMEAKQTAGTSGWGSTDPVPDRDTITAPVIDPNKEDKSNPVTLSVTLNSGFPLDKVVSHYHDVDIKPAGDDKVTLTLKEGAVPADKDFLLTWTGKKGKTPNLGLFTQKLTGKNETTQDYLLAYITPPYKLTESLKVPPREVIFVIDQSGSMAGPSIRQARASLIEALDQLKPEDSFQIIRFNNEMNQLFGAPQKADSETVAKAKRWVNRIKAEGGTEMLPAMLEALADSAPNAPTLRQVIFLTDGAIGNEKQLFEAVKSQKGRSRIFTVGIGSAPNSFFMSRAAEVGRGTFTHIGDITEVQSQMETLFKQLSSPVATDLTVTLAGSEGIEASPDALPDLYLGEPVILALKANKLGDTLTLKGRFDNQPWTLSVDLTKAAPSTAVNKIWARGKIRQLESDRLLSNDSKAIDKRIETLGLDHHLVTRLTSLVAVDVTPSRPSEEGLESKKVPLNLPDGWEMDKVFGEQAEMAQPVMAAPAKAMTGTSKKRMSMQMRDSSMRTSALIAPQAAPMVGASGQPMKLAAVQTNQGQIMLPKTATKADLILLTGTLLLLLSGGLLAWLQWRRVAKK, encoded by the coding sequence ATGCCCCTTTCATCACCTGATAGTCAGCGCAAAAAGCGCCGCCGCCATTCCATTGACCTCGACCTGAAACGAGGATCAGAAAAATCCATTTCCAAGGCCTTCAAAATCTGGATCGGCGCCTACGCGCTGGCCATTGGCATCGGCTTCACGGTTGCTGCACATCCTGCCCGTTCGGCTCCGGTGACCACGCCTGAGATCACCGCCGCGGAACAGGCCCCACAGGCCAGAGCGTCCAGCGACCTGCGCCTGGTCGGCCCCAATGACATGCAATCCGGCGGTCTGCTGTTCAAAGCCAAAGAGCCGGGCAAATATGTCGAAGCACCCAAAGTCGCCACCGACATCAAGCTCGACGTCACCGGCCCGGTTGCCCGCGCCACCGTCACGCAAACATTTCTCAATCCCAGCGACGTCTGGGTCGAGGGCATCTATGTCTTTCCTCTGCCGGACAATGCCGCCGTCGACCAGTTGAAAATGAAGGTTGGCGATCGCCTGATCGAAGGCAAGATCAAGCCAAAGCAGGAAGCCCGTGAAATCTACGAGGCCGCCAAACGCGAAGGCAAGAAAGCCAGCCTGCTCGAACAGCAGCGTCCCAACCTCTTCACCAATGCAGTCGCCAATATCGGCCCGGGCGAGAGCATCACCGTCCAGATCGAATATCAGGAAACCATCCCGCGCAAAGGCGAAGACTTCTCCCTGCGCGTGCCTCTGGTGGTCGCCCCACGCTACAATCCGCTCAACAAACCGTTGCAGCCCGTCATTGACATGGAAGCCAAACAGACCGCTGGCACCAGCGGCTGGGGCTCCACCGATCCGGTGCCGGACCGTGACACCATCACCGCCCCGGTGATCGATCCGAACAAAGAGGACAAGAGCAATCCGGTCACCCTTTCGGTTACCCTCAATTCCGGCTTCCCGCTCGACAAGGTCGTCAGCCACTATCATGACGTCGACATCAAGCCCGCAGGCGACGACAAGGTCACGCTGACCCTCAAAGAAGGGGCTGTGCCAGCGGATAAGGATTTCCTCCTCACCTGGACCGGCAAGAAGGGCAAGACTCCCAATCTCGGCCTCTTCACCCAGAAACTGACCGGCAAGAATGAAACGACGCAAGATTATCTGCTGGCCTATATCACGCCGCCCTACAAGCTGACCGAGAGCCTGAAAGTGCCACCGCGTGAAGTGATCTTCGTCATCGATCAGTCCGGCTCCATGGCAGGCCCTTCGATCCGTCAGGCGCGCGCCAGCCTGATCGAAGCCCTTGATCAACTCAAGCCTGAAGACAGCTTCCAGATCATCCGCTTCAACAATGAAATGAACCAGCTGTTCGGTGCGCCGCAAAAGGCCGATAGCGAGACGGTCGCCAAGGCCAAGCGCTGGGTCAATCGCATCAAGGCCGAAGGCGGCACAGAAATGCTGCCAGCCATGCTGGAAGCCTTGGCCGACAGCGCCCCCAATGCCCCGACCCTGCGTCAGGTCATCTTCCTCACCGATGGAGCCATCGGCAATGAAAAGCAATTGTTTGAGGCGGTCAAATCCCAGAAAGGTCGCTCGCGCATCTTCACTGTTGGCATCGGCTCCGCCCCCAACAGCTTCTTCATGTCCCGTGCGGCAGAAGTGGGACGCGGCACCTTCACCCATATCGGTGATATCACCGAAGTACAGAGCCAGATGGAGACCTTGTTCAAGCAGTTGAGCAGTCCGGTCGCCACCGACCTCACCGTCACCCTTGCGGGCAGCGAAGGGATCGAAGCGTCCCCCGATGCCCTGCCCGATCTTTATCTTGGCGAACCGGTGATCCTTGCCCTCAAGGCAAACAAACTTGGCGACACGCTGACCCTGAAAGGCCGCTTTGACAATCAGCCATGGACCTTGTCCGTCGATCTGACCAAAGCCGCCCCGTCAACGGCTGTCAACAAGATCTGGGCCCGTGGCAAGATCCGTCAGCTCGAAAGTGACCGCCTTCTGTCCAATGACTCAAAGGCAATTGACAAGCGGATCGAGACGCTCGGCCTTGACCATCATCTGGTCACCCGCCTGACCAGCCTCGTCGCCGTCGATGTCACACCGTCCCGTCCAAGCGAAGAGGGACTTGAAAGCAAGAAAGTGCCATTGAACCTGCCCGATGGCTGGGAAATGGACAAGGTCTTTGGTGAGCAGGCCGAAATGGCTCAGCCAGTGATGGCAGCCCCAGCCAAGGCCATGACCGGCACGAGCAAGAAACGCATGTCGATGCAAATGCGTGACAGCAGTATGCGGACCTCTGCCCTGATTGCCCCTCAGGCTGCCCCGATGGTGGGGGCCAGCGGGCAACCGATGAAATTGGCTGCGGTGCAAACCAATCAGGGTCAGATCATGCTGCCGAAAACCGCAACCAAGGCAGACCTGATTCTGCTGACTGGTACCTTATTACTGTTGCTCTCAGGCGGATTGCTTGCCTGGCTGCAATGGCGCCGCGTGGCCAAGAAATGA
- a CDS encoding class GN sortase, which yields MTPARQRHWLKLPAMLIGMAGFALILWAGWIPAKAKLAQFLLQRAWMESQTTGTPVKAWGWADTWPVAKLSIPAIAFEAIILREAGGEGLAFGPVLLNQSASLGEDGLSVISAHRDTHFKPLAQLKPGMKIHIEPLKGLTLTYQVEQMRIAPWDRSGLSKDSFEPTLALTSCWPFEDVTPGPLRFIAEARLLQSLPSTQAAPL from the coding sequence ATGACCCCGGCGCGACAACGACACTGGCTTAAACTCCCCGCCATGCTGATCGGCATGGCGGGTTTTGCCTTGATCCTCTGGGCAGGTTGGATTCCTGCCAAGGCCAAGCTGGCACAATTTCTCCTCCAGCGCGCCTGGATGGAAAGCCAGACCACAGGCACCCCGGTCAAGGCATGGGGCTGGGCCGACACATGGCCCGTCGCCAAATTGTCCATTCCGGCCATTGCCTTTGAAGCGATTATCCTGCGCGAGGCGGGTGGCGAGGGTCTTGCCTTCGGGCCTGTTCTGCTCAACCAGTCAGCATCCTTGGGCGAGGATGGCCTGTCGGTGATTTCCGCCCACCGCGACACCCATTTCAAACCACTGGCCCAACTGAAGCCGGGCATGAAAATCCACATTGAGCCTCTCAAGGGTCTGACACTCACCTATCAGGTCGAACAAATGCGCATTGCCCCTTGGGACCGCTCCGGCCTCAGCAAGGACAGCTTTGAGCCAACCCTTGCACTCACCTCCTGTTGGCCCTTTGAAGATGTCACTCCCGGCCCGTTGCGTTTCATTGCCGAGGCTCGTCTGCTCCAGTCCCTCCCCTCAACGCAGGCAGCCCCATTGTGA
- a CDS encoding PQQ-dependent sugar dehydrogenase, with amino-acid sequence MTAHTPPDIAARKMPSFKAVDMRDPRSNIAGTNLMWAMLALATAFFLATSLSKANAQQTPSLETQTGPIEIEQIATFDRPWGMAFLSRTQLLVTERTGGLWLFDTASGEKTAVKNPPSAHVAGQGGLLDVALHPDFSQTNWAYFTLARQSEGGTGTTLVRAKLSGLGTGSPTLSDQQTLYEVLPSAGTYHYGSRIAFAADGNLYVTFGDHGVRPRAQDVTNASGSVIRLTDDGSIPADNPSFGANAKEGLWSIGHRNPQGAAIHPETGQLWTVEHGARGGDEINRPEAGKNYGWPTISYGRHYSGGRIGEGTQKAGMEQPIHYWDPSIAPSGLAFYDGDLFPDWKGNLFVGALKDQKLVRLTLEGNRVTHEEILLERLYGRIRDVRSGPDGALWLLTDSSRGALLRITPAR; translated from the coding sequence ATGACTGCACATACACCCCCTGATATCGCAGCCCGCAAGATGCCCTCATTCAAGGCGGTTGATATGCGAGATCCTCGCTCAAATATCGCAGGAACAAATCTGATGTGGGCCATGCTGGCCCTTGCCACGGCCTTCTTCCTGGCCACCAGTCTGTCGAAGGCAAATGCCCAACAGACTCCCAGTCTTGAAACCCAGACCGGCCCGATCGAAATCGAACAAATAGCCACATTCGATCGTCCCTGGGGCATGGCCTTTTTGTCAAGAACACAGTTGCTGGTGACCGAACGAACCGGTGGTCTATGGCTGTTTGACACTGCATCAGGAGAAAAGACGGCGGTTAAAAACCCGCCCTCAGCCCATGTCGCCGGTCAGGGCGGGCTGCTGGATGTCGCCCTCCACCCGGATTTCAGCCAGACCAACTGGGCCTATTTCACCCTCGCACGCCAGTCCGAAGGGGGCACGGGAACCACTCTGGTGCGGGCCAAATTGTCAGGTCTCGGAACGGGTTCACCAACCCTGTCGGATCAGCAAACCCTGTATGAAGTCCTGCCCAGCGCCGGAACCTACCATTATGGCTCCCGCATCGCTTTTGCCGCGGATGGCAACCTCTATGTCACCTTCGGCGACCATGGGGTACGCCCAAGAGCGCAGGATGTCACCAACGCCTCTGGCTCGGTTATCCGCCTGACAGACGACGGATCGATCCCCGCTGACAATCCGTCCTTCGGTGCCAATGCCAAAGAGGGACTATGGTCGATTGGCCATCGCAATCCGCAAGGTGCCGCCATCCATCCCGAAACCGGTCAACTCTGGACCGTTGAACATGGCGCCCGGGGCGGTGATGAAATCAATCGTCCGGAAGCAGGCAAAAATTATGGCTGGCCAACCATTTCCTATGGCCGTCACTATTCCGGAGGCCGCATCGGCGAAGGCACTCAGAAGGCCGGCATGGAGCAGCCGATCCACTATTGGGACCCATCCATAGCACCGTCCGGTTTGGCCTTTTATGATGGCGATCTGTTCCCCGACTGGAAAGGCAACCTGTTTGTTGGTGCCTTGAAGGACCAGAAACTGGTCCGCCTGACCCTTGAGGGAAACCGGGTCACCCATGAGGAAATTCTGCTTGAGCGGCTTTATGGTCGCATCCGCGATGTGCGCTCCGGCCCCGACGGTGCCCTTTGGTTGTTGACCGACTCCTCGCGTGGTGCCTTGCTACGGATCACCCCCGCCCGATGA
- a CDS encoding DMT family transporter, whose translation MSRLTANSLLLIAAMVWGAAFVAQSTAMDSIGPLSFTGVRFLLAAISVAPFAYFEWRKSEKRIPLRGMLQSAFVGAIFFIAITLQQYGFFTTSVTNAGFLTALYVVFTPIMGIVILRTWPNAYIWPIVAIALIGAYLLAGRLESMAVGDLLNVLSGLFWALQIILIGRLVLQYGNPITIACLQFLTAGLLGMLFGLPIEGLALHNLTGAWFEIIYTGVFSGGLSFTLQAIGQRYTPPADAAILLSSESLFAAIFGALLLHERLTGSQVVGCAMIFSCILLVELLPLISRKLRRSGDKPQAKQPA comes from the coding sequence ATGTCCCGTTTGACTGCCAATAGCCTGTTGTTGATCGCCGCCATGGTCTGGGGCGCTGCCTTCGTGGCCCAATCCACCGCCATGGACTCCATCGGTCCGCTCAGCTTCACAGGCGTCCGCTTCCTTCTGGCCGCCATCTCGGTCGCCCCCTTTGCCTATTTCGAGTGGCGCAAAAGCGAAAAACGCATTCCCCTCAGGGGCATGTTGCAAAGTGCCTTTGTCGGCGCAATCTTCTTCATTGCCATCACCTTGCAGCAATATGGCTTTTTCACCACCTCTGTCACCAATGCCGGTTTCCTGACTGCGCTCTATGTGGTCTTCACCCCGATCATGGGGATCGTGATCCTGCGCACCTGGCCCAATGCCTATATCTGGCCCATCGTGGCGATTGCCTTGATCGGAGCCTATCTGTTGGCCGGTAGACTGGAAAGCATGGCCGTCGGTGATCTGCTGAATGTCTTGAGCGGCCTGTTCTGGGCCTTGCAAATCATTCTGATCGGTCGGCTTGTCCTCCAATATGGCAATCCGATCACCATTGCCTGCCTCCAGTTCCTCACAGCCGGTCTATTGGGCATGCTGTTCGGCCTGCCGATTGAAGGTCTGGCGCTGCACAATCTGACCGGTGCCTGGTTTGAAATCATCTATACTGGCGTCTTTTCAGGTGGCCTGTCCTTCACCTTGCAAGCCATCGGCCAGCGCTACACGCCACCAGCCGATGCTGCCATTCTGCTGTCGAGCGAAAGCCTGTTCGCTGCGATTTTCGGCGCTTTGTTGCTCCATGAACGACTCACGGGCAGTCAAGTGGTCGGATGTGCGATGATCTTTTCCTGCATTCTTCTGGTCGAATTGCTGCCTCTGATCAGCCGCAAACTGCGCCGCTCCGGTGACAAGCCACAGGCAAAACAGCCCGCCTGA